From one Paractinoplanes brasiliensis genomic stretch:
- a CDS encoding beta-galactosidase translates to MQNPRWLRRAGDPRLEYGADYNPEQWPREVWDDDVRAMREAGVTIVSLGIFSWAKLETAPGRYDFGWLDEAIEKLHANGIAVDLATATASPPPWLTTAYPQVLPVDAKGNTIWPGGRQQWRPTSPIFREHALRLVRAMATRYGNHPAVVAWHVSNELGCHNVYDYSDDAAAAFRTWLRARYTTIDALNESWGTAFWSQWYTGFEQILPPRQAATHPNPTQQLDFKRFSSDALKDYLVAEKAVLREITPDIPVTTNFMVMGETKGMDYADWAAEVDFVSNDHYRLPGGQTLDELSFSANLTGNLAGGRPWFLMEHSTSAVNWQPINLAKKPGELARDSLTHVAHGADAVCFFQWRQSRAGAEKYHSAMVPHAGTDSSLFREVASLGSTLRSLSHVAGVPRTPAKAAILFDWTSWWAVEQDSHPTAALRYRQEALDWYTAFLDLGVRADVLPVAADFSAYDVVVAPVLHVVPSGLADRLTSYASSGGHLITTYFSGIVDENDHAWLGGYPGALRDLLGIRIEEFGPLLDGDTAELDNGLTGTLWTDRIDVVSPDTAVLATYKTGDQAGRAAITRRTVGAGSAAYVSTRLGPDGLGQVLGDLLSRAGVTSELPSPLRGVVELAVRGDTRFVINRTSEPVDIAALGGPDRTLTARGVAVFRA, encoded by the coding sequence GTGCAAAACCCCCGTTGGCTGCGCCGGGCCGGAGACCCTCGTCTCGAGTACGGCGCGGACTACAACCCCGAGCAGTGGCCCCGCGAGGTCTGGGACGACGACGTACGCGCGATGCGCGAGGCCGGCGTCACCATCGTCTCGCTCGGCATCTTCTCGTGGGCCAAACTGGAGACCGCCCCGGGCCGGTACGACTTCGGCTGGCTCGACGAAGCGATCGAGAAGTTGCACGCCAACGGGATCGCGGTCGACCTGGCCACGGCGACGGCCTCCCCGCCGCCGTGGCTGACCACCGCGTATCCGCAGGTCCTGCCGGTGGACGCCAAGGGCAACACGATCTGGCCGGGCGGCCGTCAGCAGTGGCGGCCGACGTCGCCGATCTTCCGTGAGCACGCGCTGCGGCTCGTACGGGCGATGGCCACCCGGTACGGCAACCACCCGGCCGTGGTGGCCTGGCACGTCAGCAACGAGCTGGGCTGCCACAACGTCTACGACTACTCCGACGACGCGGCGGCCGCGTTCCGCACCTGGCTGCGTGCCCGATACACGACGATCGACGCGCTGAACGAGTCGTGGGGCACGGCGTTCTGGTCGCAGTGGTACACCGGCTTCGAGCAGATCCTGCCCCCGCGCCAGGCCGCGACCCACCCCAACCCGACCCAGCAGCTCGACTTCAAGCGGTTCTCGTCCGACGCGCTCAAGGACTACCTCGTCGCCGAGAAGGCCGTCCTGCGCGAGATCACGCCCGACATCCCCGTGACCACGAACTTCATGGTCATGGGCGAGACCAAGGGCATGGACTACGCGGACTGGGCGGCCGAGGTCGACTTCGTCTCCAACGATCACTACCGCCTGCCCGGCGGACAAACCCTGGACGAGCTGTCGTTCTCGGCCAACCTGACCGGCAACCTGGCCGGCGGGCGGCCGTGGTTCCTGATGGAACACTCCACCAGCGCGGTCAACTGGCAGCCGATCAACCTGGCCAAGAAGCCGGGCGAACTGGCCCGCGACTCGCTCACCCACGTCGCCCACGGCGCCGACGCGGTCTGCTTCTTCCAGTGGCGGCAGTCCCGGGCCGGCGCCGAGAAATACCACTCGGCGATGGTCCCGCACGCCGGCACCGACTCCTCGCTGTTCCGCGAGGTGGCCTCGCTCGGCTCGACGCTTCGTTCGCTCTCCCATGTGGCGGGCGTTCCCCGTACGCCGGCCAAGGCTGCGATCCTGTTCGACTGGACCTCGTGGTGGGCGGTCGAGCAGGACTCCCACCCGACCGCTGCGCTGCGCTACCGGCAGGAGGCGCTCGACTGGTACACGGCGTTCCTCGACCTGGGCGTACGGGCCGACGTGCTGCCCGTGGCGGCCGACTTCTCGGCGTACGACGTGGTGGTGGCGCCCGTGCTGCACGTGGTGCCGTCCGGCCTGGCTGACCGGCTGACCTCGTACGCCTCGTCCGGTGGGCACCTGATCACCACGTACTTCTCGGGGATCGTCGACGAGAACGACCACGCCTGGCTCGGCGGCTACCCCGGGGCGCTGCGCGACCTGCTCGGCATCCGCATCGAGGAGTTCGGCCCCCTGCTCGACGGCGACACGGCCGAACTCGACAACGGCCTCACCGGCACCCTGTGGACCGACCGCATCGACGTGGTCTCGCCCGACACGGCGGTGCTGGCCACCTACAAGACCGGCGACCAGGCCGGCCGGGCCGCGATCACCCGCCGTACGGTCGGCGCCGGCTCGGCGGCGTACGTGTCGACCCGCCTCGGCCCCGACGGTCTCGGCCAGGTGCTCGGTGACCTGCTGTCCCGCGCCGGCGTCACCAGCGAACTCCCCTCGCCGCTGCGCGGTGTGGTCGAGCTGGCGGTGCGCGGCGACACCCGCTTCGTCATCAACCGCACCTCGGAACCGGTCGACATCGCGGCCCTGGGTGGCCCCGACCGCACTCTCACCGCCAGGGGAGTGGCGGTGTTCCGCGCCTGA
- a CDS encoding ABC transporter substrate-binding protein: MTRFLKVAAAASAAVLALAACGGGGDDSSTGSGSGGSTVSDADVTAALEKGGTLTVWAWEPTLKDVVTKFQEKYPNVKVELVNAGTGDKQYTALQNAIAAGKGVPDVGQIEYYALPQFAIGKALTDLKPYGAEALKADFNPGPWNSVNSGGGVYGLPMDSGPMALFYNKEVFDKHKIEVPKTWTEYLDAARKLHKADPKAYITNDTGDAGLTTSLIWQAGGKPYQVDGTNVTINFTDAGSQEFVKVWQALISEKLLAPVSSWSDGWFQGIGNGSIATIATGAWMPANFVTSAPAGSGKWRAAELPQWTAGANASAENGGSSLAIMEKGANKELAYGFLKFANDGDGVQIRVDGGAFPATSKTLADPKWLADEFEYFGGQKANEVFAKSAQNVVTGWSYLPFQVYSNSIFNDTVGKAYVSGTTLTDGLKAWQEQSAKYGNEQGFTVK; encoded by the coding sequence ATGACCCGTTTCCTCAAGGTGGCGGCCGCTGCGTCGGCTGCTGTCCTGGCCCTGGCTGCCTGCGGTGGCGGCGGGGACGACTCGTCCACAGGTTCCGGCTCCGGCGGCTCCACCGTCTCCGACGCCGACGTCACCGCCGCGCTCGAGAAGGGCGGCACCCTGACGGTGTGGGCGTGGGAGCCCACGCTCAAAGACGTCGTCACGAAGTTCCAGGAGAAGTACCCCAACGTCAAGGTCGAGCTGGTCAACGCGGGCACCGGCGACAAGCAGTACACCGCCCTGCAGAACGCGATCGCGGCGGGCAAGGGCGTGCCGGACGTCGGGCAGATCGAGTACTACGCGCTGCCGCAGTTCGCCATCGGCAAGGCGCTGACCGACCTCAAGCCGTACGGGGCGGAAGCTCTGAAGGCCGACTTCAACCCCGGCCCGTGGAACTCCGTCAACTCCGGCGGCGGCGTCTACGGCCTGCCGATGGACTCGGGCCCGATGGCGCTGTTCTACAACAAGGAGGTCTTCGACAAGCACAAGATCGAGGTGCCGAAGACCTGGACCGAGTACCTCGACGCCGCGCGCAAGCTGCACAAGGCCGACCCCAAGGCGTACATCACCAACGACACCGGTGACGCGGGCCTGACCACCAGCCTCATCTGGCAGGCCGGCGGCAAGCCGTACCAGGTCGACGGCACCAACGTCACGATCAACTTCACCGACGCCGGTTCGCAGGAGTTCGTGAAGGTGTGGCAGGCGCTGATCAGCGAGAAGCTGCTCGCCCCGGTCAGCTCCTGGAGCGACGGCTGGTTCCAGGGCATCGGCAACGGCTCGATCGCCACGATCGCGACCGGCGCGTGGATGCCGGCCAACTTCGTCACCAGCGCCCCGGCCGGCTCCGGCAAGTGGCGCGCGGCCGAGCTCCCGCAGTGGACCGCCGGCGCCAACGCCAGCGCCGAGAACGGCGGCAGCTCTCTTGCGATCATGGAGAAGGGCGCCAACAAGGAGCTCGCGTACGGGTTCCTGAAATTCGCCAACGACGGCGACGGCGTGCAGATCCGCGTCGACGGCGGCGCCTTCCCGGCCACCAGCAAGACCCTGGCCGACCCGAAATGGCTGGCCGACGAGTTCGAGTACTTCGGCGGTCAGAAGGCCAACGAGGTCTTCGCCAAGTCGGCCCAGAACGTCGTCACCGGGTGGTCGTACCTGCCGTTCCAGGTCTACTCGAACAGCATCTTCAACGACACCGTGGGCAAGGCGTACGTCTCGGGCACCACGCTCACCGACGGGCTGAAGGCCTGGCAGGAGCAGTCCGCCAAGTACGGCAACGAGCAGGGCTTCACCGTCAAGTAA
- a CDS encoding carbohydrate ABC transporter permease → MFSSFGLWFDDGKFALFSNIADTFTYDNGIFLRWLGNTLLYVVAGAGGATFLALLAGYGLAKFDFVGKKAVFAIVIGAVAVPPTALAVPTFLMFSKMGLTNTPWAVIIPSLISPFGLYLMWTFSAQAVPTEMLEAARVDGAGEFRTLFRLSVPLLMPGIVTTLLFTMVATMNNYFLPLIMLKNPDWYPLTVGLNSWNAQAATAGGEAVFNLVITGSLITVVLLLAAFLSLQRYWQSGLAAGSVKE, encoded by the coding sequence TTGTTCTCGTCGTTCGGGCTGTGGTTCGACGACGGCAAGTTCGCGCTGTTCAGCAACATCGCCGACACCTTCACGTACGACAACGGGATCTTCCTGCGCTGGCTCGGCAACACCCTGCTCTACGTGGTGGCCGGCGCCGGCGGGGCGACGTTCCTCGCGCTGCTGGCCGGTTACGGGCTCGCCAAGTTCGACTTCGTCGGCAAGAAGGCCGTGTTCGCGATCGTCATCGGCGCCGTGGCCGTGCCGCCGACCGCGCTGGCCGTCCCGACGTTCCTGATGTTCAGCAAGATGGGGCTCACCAACACCCCGTGGGCCGTGATCATCCCGTCGCTGATCTCGCCGTTCGGCCTGTACCTGATGTGGACGTTCTCCGCCCAGGCGGTGCCGACCGAGATGCTCGAGGCGGCCCGGGTCGACGGGGCCGGCGAGTTCCGCACGCTGTTCCGCCTCAGCGTGCCGCTGCTCATGCCCGGCATCGTCACGACGCTGCTCTTCACCATGGTCGCGACGATGAACAACTACTTCCTGCCGCTGATCATGCTCAAGAACCCGGACTGGTACCCGCTCACCGTCGGCCTGAACTCGTGGAACGCGCAGGCCGCCACGGCCGGCGGCGAGGCCGTCTTCAACCTGGTCATCACCGGTTCGCTGATCACCGTCGTCCTGCTCCTCGCGGCCTTCTTGTCGCTGCAGCGTTACTGGCAGTCCGGCCTGGCCGCCGGCTCCGTCAAGGAATAA